The following DNA comes from Anopheles arabiensis isolate DONGOLA chromosome 3, AaraD3, whole genome shotgun sequence.
TCCTGACTTTTAACAGACAAATGTCGAAAGGATACATTTATCCTTTCCTTATATCCTTATATCCTTATATttataatataaatataatacCAAAACACTTATTTAATACAATTGTATTTAACCCACTGTAAAATAGGCTGTCATTTAACAGTCTTCTGCTATCAAAGTTAAATGACGCAAGACAAAATATTCCGTTAAAAACCCGTTCAACCGTTGAAACGCTAGACATCCACCATTTCAAATTTCGAATAAGCATCAAACGATCACTCTTATCGTTTAATGATGTGCTTCCTTTTGGGAAAATGCCATCCCGCACTGATGCGTCCCGACGATCACCCATCACACCATATGGGTGTTTGTTTATCTCTGCTACCCCTTTCACTTCGTACCACCGTTGCGAcggactgactgactgactgactgactgttTGACGCCATTCGCCCGGCACAAAAGCCTTTTAGCGCCATTAGCACAGTGTCACAAGCGCAACGCAATCCTGCACCGGCCCAAACTAATCAAACATTCCACAAACCGATCCTGATCGGTGCCATAATTAATGGTTTCGTTAAccataaacaaaaaacccaaagcTTTTGCTATGGCTTAAAGCAAACCactcaacaaaaaacacaccaaagcaacagcaacaaaaaaaagggtgcAACATGTTCCTTTGCACAGGAAGTGCACTCGCCGTGTTACTCTCgctcgcactctctctctctccgtatCGCAGCGAACACGAGCCCGGCGCCCCGTCCATTTCCGGGGACGGTCATGTCCGTACGGCTGCAGACGCGCAGACACACATCCATCCGCAACACAGATGCCGATACCTCCGGGGGCAGACTGTGGACAGCCCCTAGAGCGTAGtggagacgacgacgacgacgacgacgacgacgacgacgacgacgacgacgttgaCGACTACCTCAAGCGCGGATCAAGCACGTAGCACCGAGTTGCTTAACAGCACGAAGGAATGAAAGAGAGCAAGGATCACAGCACAAGGACGAATGCGGGACAGCGAGACAGCACGAGGCACGGGAGACATCCTGCACCGTTTGTGGCTCCTCAATTAGTGCGGTGAAACGGAGCGAGCGGCACGAGCGACAGGTTGAAATGGGCGAATGGGTAGCAAATCGATCTCGACACGGATATTTAAGACTGGTTGTGCACCGGTCTGTCACTATCAGTTGCACTTGAGATTTCATCCAACAACGAACCAATCAGCGAGTGAGTGCAGTGAAACGATGAAGCAATTGTAAAGCACGATCAAGCGTTACGTGACAAAAAGCCAGTGTATTTGAGTGTATTTGCGAATTGCGGAACTATTATCAAACGAAAGACAATGGTGCTATCAACTGTGTATTCGAGGATCATAATGGTGGTGTGTTTAATGCTAATGCCTACAAACGTCTCCAGCTATGCAATAGGTACGTGTTCTTGGAGAAGGTCTGAGAATCGGAAGTGCACAACAAGCAGCAACGGAAGCGTTTGTCTTTAAGAAATGTGCTCATCTACTTACACAATTTCTAATGAAAATCATGTTCAACTTTTTATCAATAGATCACACTGCATCCACCGATACAGCGACGTTGCAGGTTTTAAACGAATTTCGGACACGGCTTGTAGCGGAAGGAGTTATTCGTGACGCTAAAGGTAAAGATCATTAAACAAAGATCTATACGCAATGAATCGAAGTCTTCTAGAGCGACTATCTAATAGTAAATTGTTCTTATCACCAACAGAACTAACAATGGATACCTTCGATGAGCTGGAAGTGCTTCGGCTACTTCCCATGATTATCAGCTTCATGAAGGCAAACGCTCTGTCATCCCTCGAGCAGGACGCGTTCGAGCACATCTACGGCAGCATTTGGGAGCTGGTCGTTGAAGAGTCCCACCGGTATCGGGGCCAGCCTCGCAATGCAATTCTTACCGCACTGCTAGCCTCACCCGAAATACGTCAAACGTCAAATCCCAAAACCAACGATCCTCAACACAACTCCATTCGCGCGCCTGCAACTTCCGCCTCCCGGGAAGCTCCCTCACAGCGAGTGCTGCACATGGCTGCCACGATCGTGCAAAAGTACTACCAACGCCAAACGAAGCACACCAGTGCCAGCAAACGCAAGGCCACCCAAGCACGCCGAAATCAACCCCGGCTAAGAAGTGCCGATGTGCGTACGAAGCAACTGTCTAGCGATTCGATTCGCGTCACAATCGAACTGCCACGCTACAAACGTGCGATCGCCAAACCCAAACAATCGCCCACAAAACAGAAGGCGAAGGAGGAGGTGCACGAGGAGGAGAACGAGGAGGAGGACCCCGAGATGGAGGCAAAGATTTTGGCCGCCATTCAGGCACAGATTGGAAATCCCAGCCTGGAGGAGGAAGACGATGAAGAGGACGACGACACTGCAGCGCTTGGTGAGGATTCATCCGAGTACTtagacgacgaacccgacTACATGGGTGTGCTtggagatgatgatgacgacgatgatgatgatgatgataccgAAGAATATGAagaggatgatgatgggcaTCTCGTTAACGGGCTGTTGCGAACGAGCATGCAAGATTTCGAGAATCCTTCCTTCAACGAACTGTTGCTGTTGGCGGCCCGGCACAGAGCAGCACAGCAGCGGCggcaaaagcaacagcaacaccatcTTGCCCACCGAATGAAACCTTCGGCGACGCTTCACAGCAGCTATGAGGATTACTAGCCTCGCGGTAGATATCGATTGATGTCTTCATCAGTGAAAGGATCAGTGATCGATGCCTGTTGAGTGCGATGGGAGCGAATCTGCAAAAGATGTGTGGAGCATATCGTGTGGGTTCGCCAGTGCAGCAgcattaaaattcaaacaaatcgTACAGAAACGTTAGCGTTAGTGGTTAAGGTTAAGGTTAGGTAAGGTTAGTGTAAGGCTTTTATTATTAGGTGTTATGAATGTTGTAAAAACTCATCCTTCGAAACATTAAGTGCAATGCGATCGCTGTCGAATAAACTATAAGTGTTATTTGTGTACAAATTAGATCGTTTTGTAGTGtttcttttattaatttatttattttgatgttttgtaattgaaaattttcaactagcaataattaattaacaaaaacatttactAAATATTGTTCAATACAGTTCCACCACAAGAAAACTATATTTAAGAACCCATTGTTCAAGGTTCCGGCCAACAAGGGCTTGTAGCAACCTTGGCTGATCACTACGAATCGCTGATTACGACACGACATGAAACGAAGATGACGAAGAGGGCGAGAGAATCGGTTTGAATGATGTAAAAGAGACGAAGCGCGATGCCGGTGGCAGATACTAAAATACAGTGGAACCCCTCACAACGAGTAACCTTTATAACGATTTTTTCGCAAAACTTACAAATCTGAATACTCAACAAATACTGCTCataatgatttatttgtttatttattgttaaaatTGGCCACCATACAACAGACGCGTACTCCACTACCGATCGTACCAACGAACAGTACAACATCTTACACGAAGCAggatcgtttatttcacgcgCAAGTTGCTTAAGCAGGCCTAGCAGCAGATTCCTCTTGGTTACGACGTCGTCAAGCTGGTCATGGAAGCTCAACTTCGCATCAAGGAGCACTCCAAGATCCCTGGGACCGCTTTTACGCTCAAGTATGGAGCTGCGTAGGGCGTAATCGTATCGAAACGGTACTTGCTTTCTCACCGAAGGTGATCACCGCGTACTTCTCGACACATAGTTGCAGGCCAAATTGTGAAGCATCAGGATTGGAACATGCACAACATGTCCGGAAGATGCATCTGATCTGCTTGTGAGCGAACCGGTGAATGTAATTTAGCAGGAGGAGAAGTGCCGTCTAGTCTAAATCGAGTAATTGTGCTTTTTCAAAACCTTTTGAAACTAtgttcatgttttatcagatatatattttattttcatacaaACTACAGCATATAAATTGATCAACGGTGACTCTTCTCACCTTTAAAGCATCGTATTTactaattaaattattcattccAAATTGAACTACACACATAGCTCCCCATTAATTTCCTTTGTACAATGTCTACCAGCCGAGAAGCACGGCTCAACGATACTGCCACAACACTGCCAGCGCATCCTGTTCCATCTTCTGAAAGAGTTGGTCCTTAAATTTCTCATACTGACGATCGCGCTCCATGCTTTCGTCTGACACCAGGCTCGCCTGCCGCACGTCGTTGCCTCCCATTCGCTCATCCTCGCGCACCAATCGCTTCAGCCAGCTTAGCTCCGCACGTTTACGCTCCATGATCGCCGCATGATGGTTCGTTGTGCCGTACCGGAACACTTTCGGATAAAGGCCCCAGCTCTGCAGCCGCTCGCGGTAGGAAGCATCCGTCCAGGGGTTTCGGACCCAATCCAGGGACACTGTTTCGTCGTAGGATACAAAAgacaacgcacacaaacaaaatggtTTAATCTCGAACGTTCCAACGCACTTCCTCGTGCTTTTTACTTACATTTTCGTGCAAACAATGGCCGGCTTCCGGTTAACACCATCAGTACCGTGCAGAACAATGCGCCCAGCAGtactttcattttcttttcagcTTAAAACAATGCAACGATCCTTTCTCTTCCACCTCACGGCAACAACTGGCACTGGATCGATGGCGGACGGAAACGAATGCTGCATACGCTGGCAGGTAAACGACTTCTTTTGATGCCATTccgggaagaaaaaaacaaaacgaaaaaaggatTCCGACCGAGGCAAAACAGCAGTAAAACGGTACTGCTGTACGGCCTACGGTTCCGTGCGCAAACGATCAGCCTCCGCCACCATCAAGGGCCACAGGTCGTCGAAAATTTCCGCCAGCGCATCCCTTTCCTCGGGCGTAACGTTCTCCAGGCGCAGTTGCTCGACAATGTGCGGTATCAGGGCGGCCATTTCCGGGTCCTTTACCATCACGGCcatcgggctgctgctgctacctgcacaaaacgatgcaaaagaaaagaaagggtTGTTAATACACTTTCTATTTTTTGGGAAATTCGGCTTGTTCACTTTCTTCTAGGTTaggtgtaaataaaaaaatatagaacATAAATATTGCTGGTAGCAATTAACCCGATCTTCTCATCATTGTATGGCACAATCGCCATCGCTTCGTAAAAATCACCTTCCCGATTGGTGCGCCCTCTAGCTGTCAGAAGAGTAACCATTCAACCATTCGCTCAAAGCTTACCTTTATCGTTCCCGTTCGCGTTGTGCTGCATGTTGGCGTCCTCCGTTAGTATGATCACCTCCGTTTCGTCGTCCTCATCCTCGTCCGAATCAGGCTCCTGCGACAGCAGATTCGGTCCCGAACTAAGCTCATACTTAACAGAGCGCCCATCCGGTAGAAATGTAAGATCGTTTCCATTCTGCATACGAATATCAATTGCTGGATCGGTCTTCAGCTCCACTCTCGCGCGTTCCGTACTCGCTGCCGCCGACTCCACCTCTAAATCGTAATCATTTACCACAGCCTTATCCGAGGCGACCGGCTGCTCTGTCACGTACACTATTTCCACCGCGCTCGGGACGGTTTCCGATCGCCTCTCGTCCGCATTCCAGTTCACATCGTTCACACCACTCGGCTTGTTGTATGTTGTCTCCTGCAGCTCTTCAATCTCGTTCAACACTTCACTTTCCGACTGCACGACGCGCACCAGCAATCCGCGAAAATCGTTAAATGCGTCCCGCAGCTTACCCTGCAGCGTGTCCTCCATCGCCGTCACGTCATTACCCATATGGCCGCTCTCGCGCAACCCCGTCAGCGTTTTGACGACGAGCGGAAACAGCAGGCGAAAATCGTTTGCCAGCTGCTCCTTGATCGGATCCCGGGCCGCATACTCGCCAATGTTAAACACCTCCTCGAACCCGTCGACACCGGACAGCAACCGTTCCAGCTCGTCGCGCAGATCTTCCTTCGTGAGCCGGTCGATCAGATTGCTCAGGATGGTCGTTGGCTCCTGGTAGGCCGGGCGATGGTAGGACCGCATCACCTGCACCAGATAGTACAGTTGGAGCAGCTTCTTCGCGTACGGATCGATCGGTACGTTCGAAAGGATCCCGGCAGAAGAGTGCGCTGGTGGCACACCATGATCAGCGTACGATCCTAATCCAACGAGCTGCGGATCGGTGTTGGATGAATCTgtcgaacgaaacgaaagtaGCCTTATTACCTTTCCACTGCACAGAAcgcttttccttttcaatgCTTACCACGGTCACGATCCACGATCACATAGCTCGCCCCGAACTGAGAGCAGCATAGGACGGAAATAATCACCAGCAAATTCATCCTTCGCACCAAGTTTGACCGTCCCTTCCAAGCACCACGCACGACTGAGCATCGCTCCGGGCAAGTCACGTCCATTTTATAGCTTTGCACGGACACAGCTTCGTCCAGCATCCTCGTCCCAACACGGCACTAACGATCAAAAGCCAACAATGCAGGTTGGCGAAGGGTAGTCCGTCGCATCATCTTCTACCTGCCGGAACGAAACggatgaaaataaatcacgAATAATACACGCGGGCCTGCTGCCAGTTGCCGTAGGTCACTTCCGCTGACCTCTATCCCCGGTAGGTGGTCGCCCAGTCTCGCCTTACCTTGTCTAATCGCTCTCGCCATCATGCCAGGTTGCAATGTTTCCGCCCTCGTTTTTTggttgttctgtttttctcCCTGCagatgtgtgcttgtgtgtagaGCGGGTACGGCTAGAAGCATTCGATGCGTGTCTCGTGGACTATCAGGTGTGGTCTAATGTAGAGTCATCACGTTAACCTGTAGTTTCTGCTTTCAGCTGGGTGCAAAAGATTCGATTTTTTAAGGtagttggttttttgttcttacATGGATTcttgtattttgtgtttttctttcgttccAAAGCAAAGGATTCAAACATCGCTAGAgttttattcaatatttttttatattttttaaatatatatattttttatgtatatgTAGAGCTTCTAATCTGTATAGTATCCTTTCTCgcgcctttttttgttatattccCTCCCTCCTAAACTATGCTGAtgtcttgttgttgtttttttatgatatctGTGGAGCCCAGTGGCCGGTTGGTTAGTACTTAATCATCTTAtcgatcttgtttttttttgttcttttattatcttttccttattttcttttaacttttttttttgtgttgcttatCTGTTCGATCCTTCCACCATTTCTTATGCGAATATGCGTGTGTAAGGGTactttttttggggggtgtaaatcaattacttgtgatttgtttgttatttgcttttttaatgtttttttgttctttcgctGCTCCTTTCGGCTTGCACAGCTGGTAGAACTTGTTGAATTAATAGTGTTGTTAATAACCGACAGTTTAAAATATGCTTACCGTAAACCGTTAATTGTTACCCCAATTCGACCCCTGTCCCGATCGATCGGTTTGGTTTACACGAGCACCAGAGAGCAACGATCGAACGATCACACCAGACAAAAAAACCTTCCGGATCTTCCGGGGGCTTTACACCGAGGAGTGCCGGTTGATTCTGATCCCCGTATCCCTGGTCCCCGGCCATTCTCCTAATCCTAAAGTTTCCTGGCCTCCCAATGCAGGCATTGAATTGCGTGTGAGATTCTTATTAAACGTGTATCGGATTGCTTATATGCCTATAATGCCAACTGTGCCGCCACTGGTCGCTCGTTCGCCACTCGTCGtgtataaataatttaaacttaACATCTACAATCACGGCGCTTCTCGTACTGCCTCctctcctttccctttttcgatTCCCCTATCCCCTAATCCCTTTATCCTTTGGTTGCCGCGAACAGAGCTCCTTCCAGCCCCTCCCCCATTCCACGGGgagtttttaacatttttacacgatgcttttatttcaaaaaagaAGATGTGCTCTCCACACTGCGCTCCACCACCTATAACTCGTTGCGTTTGGTCAATGCGCCAAATTTACTGCGCAGTTCAAAAACAtcgccccctccccccaaaaaagtgGTCTTACTACGAGAGGGTTCCCCTTTCCTTTTGTCGTTTTCTACGTTCAACCACTAcacttttttacacaatttttaGCACGCAATTCTTTTGCAGCTCTTTCCACACGAATAAGGGTAACGCTGTTTGCGGGTGCAATTTTAAGtacatcttctttttttttactttcaccCGCAGCACATTAGAATCGTGATTTCGATAAGTCTCACCTAAGATTGGCATATTTATTTTCCCCGCAGCCGGACCTCATacactcttttctttttgttaacGAATTTAGTGGTGTTTTAGTGTGCCTGATACAAAAATTGGGAGCTAACTGGCATGAAATCTACGTCCGAAATCTACCGTCAAAGTTGGggagctggtggtggatgggTGCTGGTGGGTCTGTTTGGGTATTGTCACCGAATTTGTTCCACCGCGCAACGTTCCTGGGCTTcggactgactgactgactgagcAACAACCGTGTCTCCCTAGCAGCTTTCAAAAGCCCACGGTTTGGTTCCTTTCAAGCAGCAAAGCGCATCGCGTCTCCTCCAGCAGCGTGATACCATGTTAGtgttttagtgtgtgtttctgtattgtttgtgtttcgtttcatttgctCGGTGTTGTTACTGTTACAGCTTCGCTTTTTGGGGTGCTGGGGTagttatgtgtttttgtttcttcttcttttttgaaaGGCACAATTTCACTCCAACTATCCACACTTGTGCGCACTGTGCTGCTAAATTTTGACTCCTTTTTGTTGCGATTCTTCCAAATATTCCAAAActcctctgctgctgctactaaaATCTTGCTTGACTCGGGGTAGTGACACGAACACTaactttctttgttttggtgTATATAAAGGTTAACTTTTAGATCGGCGGTTTTGAGGTTTCGATTTGGTGGCCGTACGTACTCTACCCAGTACACGTAAATGTGCAAAAATGAAGGATTTtgtagaagagagaaaaaaagacatgaaaaacatgcaaattgaagcaagaaagcgaaaaatcataataaatttcacaaaaaaaaacagacaaagaAAGAGAAGCTAATGTACTAACAAAATCAACTGCGAAAGAGATAGTACAGCATCGAAACAAGAGTAGTCCAAATagagcacaacacaacagtggATGCGCATTTAAATGCGCAAAACAACCCAAACAAAACAggacaaaataaattaatctcCCAATTTCACGAGAGAAagccaaaacacaacaaaaccataCGATACAAAAGCACATACATACGCACATAatttcacacgcacacacatttgACTAGAATTTCATTCTTCTCTGTATGCATCTGTCTTCTGTCCTCCCCCTTTCCACACACTCCATGTTACTCGCGCGAAAACCGCGAAAAACGGAAACAACGGAAACGGAAAAATGATAGGCAAAGATCGAGCTTTgttcgctttttgtttttgttcgtagTATTGCTTGCGAACGTACGCATCGATCCGACTCACTAATGTGCAAATGTGAAACCAATTGATGCTGCCACTTCTAGTGTTCTGAAATCTGTTCCTTTCTGTTTTTCGCTAATCGCTTtttctgctctctctctctctcacactctcactctcactaCCTCGGTGGGGATAAGACGACGCTACATCATTTTGTGGTATTGCTTGCGTGTTTTGCTCTACATCGTAATAGCAGCCACATCCTAGAGGATATTGCATTTGCATTCAAAAAGTCTGATTCCTACACATCCCCTCTTCCCCACTATCCAACAACTATATCCGATAAACAATTATTGCAAAAATCAGTCCACGGGATTCGGTTGAGAGGACTACGGCGGGGGCAGCACGTTATGACTGTGAACCGTAAATTGGGATTGTTTTCATCTGTCCAACATTGCAACATTGCTTTTTTTACACCTTTCCAGATCTTCGATACATAAGCCCGCCATACGAAGGACGAAGACACGAAACAAGAATTGAGCTTTCGTATAGTTATGCTGTCCTATTgttcttcattttgttttgcttctccaACCGCTTTGTCCAACACTGTTTATTGCTTATCCGCTAAAAGTATTTGTTAAGTAAATAATGTGTCTCCCGCCCACAGCGCAACCGCGTGTTCTGCGGCAAGTTGCTCATGCAAGGTTACTACTATCGGTCTAGTTCGGCTTTTCTACAGTACGTTAAAAACTAGTTGTATAATAAATAGAGTAAATTTCTTTATACGCCTGAATGCCTGCTGCCTGGGGGCGCACTTTCGCACGCTGGCCTTTgcttgatgtgtgtgtgtgtgtgtgtttacagaTTCTGACGCTGACTGGCACCGCCGCAGAGGGAAAATAAGCTCTTCCATTTCAGGCGCGGCCACAAGATGTGTGCTTGAAATATGTGCGAATTGGCAATTATATGCGCTCATAGAGGggtgtatttgtgtttgttgaggctgtttccttttttcttaaattCAAGAGATGAATATTCGAGAACGATTGATTGGTGATTGATTGATCCGGCTTGATTCCGTTACTTTGCTTTGCTGAGTTCTTTATTACCTATCGCTTACTGTTTGCATTTCACGTAACGCAACGTTACGTAACGCTTCCGGTTTGGTTAGCTGTTAGTTTGATAGATTTTAAAACACTACACACCTCTGAAGGGCTAACTAAAATGTACGCCCCAACCATGCGCTGTttagttgtgttttgtgtaattggttggtggtttggggtgttgttttcttcctatttcctttttccaatttttctttgttatgttttttttggctaGGCAGCGGACACTACAAACTAAACCATCTCCCAACTCCTCGCTGCGTTGGCGCAGCGGAAGGCGCGCATTCGTCGCGAGTTACGAGCGCTTCTCGTTGACGCCACCGACGCCATCGCCGAGCAGCGACAGCATCAGCGCTTGCGGTAGTAAATATTATTGCAGTCTAGCCTCCTGGAGCGAAGCACCGGTCGCGTTCTGATAGGGCGACAGGCCGGGAAATGCACCCgccgcggcagcagcggcggcggcggcagctcCTGCTTGCGGCAGCGTGGCGTACGTGTACGGTCCGGCCATGTACTGGGCGGCGGCAGCCGCAGCTCCGGCAgctgtgaaaacaaaaacacacacacaaaacagatTAGTTGAAGATCTTAGATAGTACCCTTTCGCGTTAATGCCTTACCTGAGGCACCGGATCCATAGGGATACGCATCGAACCCTGTACTGTACTGGCCCGGATACggtgcggcggcggctgct
Coding sequences within:
- the LOC120902035 gene encoding uncharacterized protein LOC120902035, which produces MLDEAVSVQSYKMDVTCPERCSVVRGAWKGRSNLVRRMNLLVIISVLCCSQFGASYVIVDRDRDSSNTDPQLVGLGSYADHGVPPAHSSAGILSNVPIDPYAKKLLQLYYLVQVMRSYHRPAYQEPTTILSNLIDRLTKEDLRDELERLLSGVDGFEEVFNIGEYAARDPIKEQLANDFRLLFPLVVKTLTGLRESGHMGNDVTAMEDTLQGKLRDAFNDFRGLLVRVVQSESEVLNEIEELQETTYNKPSGVNDVNWNADERRSETVPSAVEIVYVTEQPVASDKAVVNDYDLEVESAAASTERARVELKTDPAIDIRMQNGNDLTFLPDGRSVKYELSSGPNLLSQEPDSDEDEDDETEVIILTEDANMQHNANGNDKGSSSSPMAVMVKDPEMAALIPHIVEQLRLENVTPEERDALAEIFDDLWPLMVAEADRLRTEP
- the LOC120903543 gene encoding glutamic acid-rich protein-like gives rise to the protein MVLSTVYSRIIMVVCLMLMPTNVSSYAIDHTASTDTATLQVLNEFRTRLVAEGVIRDAKELTMDTFDELEVLRLLPMIISFMKANALSSLEQDAFEHIYGSIWELVVEESHRYRGQPRNAILTALLASPEIRQTSNPKTNDPQHNSIRAPATSASREAPSQRVLHMAATIVQKYYQRQTKHTSASKRKATQARRNQPRLRSADVRTKQLSSDSIRVTIELPRYKRAIAKPKQSPTKQKAKEEVHEEENEEEDPEMEAKILAAIQAQIGNPSLEEEDDEEDDDTAALGEDSSEYLDDEPDYMGVLGDDDDDDDDDDDTEEYEEDDDGHLVNGLLRTSMQDFENPSFNELLLLAARHRAAQQRRQKQQQHHLAHRMKPSATLHSSYEDY